From the Quercus lobata isolate SW786 chromosome 6, ValleyOak3.0 Primary Assembly, whole genome shotgun sequence genome, one window contains:
- the LOC115949879 gene encoding uncharacterized protein LOC115949879 gives MAKYEAYLTGLAMTLEMGIKHLRVLGDSNLVVCQTKGSFSLKEPILAPYRAMAQRMEEKFSTFEIEHASRNENRFVDALDALGSQIIFEGDSTRIEVSKREESIIEVLKERFREEQCEGDWWIPISEVLMRGEDAVELKILKDYTLVREGLYHRMPGGVLSRCVG, from the coding sequence ATGGCAAAATACGAAGCCTACCTAACCGGGCTAGCCATGACTCTCGAAATGGGAATCAAACATTTGAGAGTATTAGGAGATTCGAACCTAGTTGTCTGCCAGACCAAGGGAAGCTTCTCCTTAAAAGAGCCCATCCTAGCCCCATACAGAGCAATGGCCCAGAGGatggaagaaaaattttcaaccttCGAAATAGAGCATGCTTCAAGGAATGAAAATCGGTTTGTGGATGCATTAGACGCACTAGGGtcacaaataatttttgaagGGGATAGCACTAGGATAGAAGTCAGCAAAAGGGAAGAATCCATCATTGAGGTGTTGAAGGAAAGGTTCCGAGAGGAACAGTGCGAAGGGGATTGGTGGATCCCCATAAGTGAAGTCTTGATGAGGGGAGAAGATGCCGTagaattaaaaatactaaaagacTACACCCTGGTGAGAGAGGGGTTGTACCACAGGATGCCAGGTGGGGTCTTGTCCAGATGCGTGGGGTAG
- the LOC115949881 gene encoding uncharacterized protein LOC115949881, whose protein sequence is MEEIRQLKADKTKEKGSQHDPKHAADREETLAGGVPQNAEHCFITMAEAIAVSTGERKKKTEGREYDTPPPIPCTPKELDVLLDKWISDGIFKPNQVSKEPTEEERRDPRFYRLHNYVQHPTAECWALRRLVHCRIKEGTLELTQQEIQRNPFPSHKGKGVAAVVTCANPGEDEEENPALPATAITTLQQSTKFKNLFDQLGLTAKERKVATEALESTEITFSNKDIEVGYPDHRRPLYLAASINQIPIKRALIDTGASVNLIPLSTLQAAGISERKIQGCPMEVTGFGGRGEYTAGHIQLWLKVGPIASLARFHVVRTEVSYHVLLGRPWLHKHRLVPSTYHQCVKERLNGMMIHIAGNPSPFEQAEACLVETMFYDQWTPSGESSVSKP, encoded by the exons ATGGAAGAAATCCGTCAACTAAAAGCGGACAagacaaaagagaaaggaagcCAGCATGACCCAAAGCATGCGGCAGACAGAGAAGAGACACTAGCAGGAGGTGTCCCACAGAATGCAGAACATTGTTTCATTACTATGGCTGAA GCTATAGCGGTGTCCACTGGAGAACGGAAAAAGAAAACCGAAGGGAGGGAATATGATACGCCCCCACCCATACCGTGTACTCCTAAGGAACTGGACGTGCTGCTAGATAAATGGATATCAGACGGAATCTTTAAACCCAACCAGGTTTCCAAAGAGCCCacagaggaagaaagaagagaccCTCGCTTCTACCGCCTGCACAACTATGTACAACATCCCACTGCAGAATGCTGGGCGCTTCGCAGACTGGTGCACTGCAGGATTAAAGAAGGGACACTGGAGTTAACCCAGCAGGAGATCCAAAGAAACCCATTCCCGAGTCACAAGGGGAAGGGTGTAGCAGCAGTGGTAACATGCGCAAACCCGGGGGAGGACGAGGAGGAGAACCCAGCCCTGCCTGCCACAGCAATTACCACCCTACAGCAAAGcaccaaattcaaaaatttgtttgacCAGTTGGGACTCACAGCAAAGGAAAGAAAGGTAGCCACAGAGGCTTTG GAATCAACAGAGATCACTTTTAGCAATAAGGATATAGAGGTGGGATACCCAGATCACAGGAGGCCTCTCTATTTGGCAGCATCCATAAACCAAATCCCCATCAAGAGGGCCTTGATAGATACAGGTGCTTCCGTAAATCTCATTCCATTGAGCACCTTGCAAGCGGCAGGAATTTCAGAAAGAAAGATCCAAGGATGCCCAATGGAAGTAACAGGGTTTGGCGGAAGGGGTGAGTACACCGCAGGCCATATCCAGCTGTGGTTGAAAGTAGGCCCTATAGCTTCTTTAGCTCGTTTCCATGTGGTCAGAACGGAAGTATCCTATCATGTACTTTTAGGAAGGCCCTGGTTGCACAAACACCGATTGGTCCCGTCCACTTATCACCAGTGTGTGAAAGAGAGATTGAATGGCATGATGATACATATAGCTGGAAACCCCTCACCATTCGAGCAAGCAGAAGCTTGCCTAGTGGAAACCATGTTTTACGACCAATGGACTCCATCTGGGGAAAGCTCAGTTTCAAAGCCATGA
- the LOC115994931 gene encoding photosynthetic NDH subunit of subcomplex B 5, chloroplastic: MAVCNSLSLSLSVLHDNSVPKLSSNPSQTRAKVLMKLKAIAPTPTKLYGRNSGKSRSPTKRNAGLSAIEPDLNEDPVDRWRTNGVDPEDFEYGIYDGHHTYNEAEEIKGTFWGAIADDIEAVGTPTGFQGFISWLFLPAIAAGMFFQVPMVYLFIGAGIFTTVFTIIEMDKPDKPHNFEPQIYNMERKARDKLIADYNTMSIWDFNAKYEDVWDFTVPKNDILER, encoded by the exons ATGGCGGTGTGTaactcactctcactctcactctcagtTCTCCATGACAATTCGGTCCCAAAACTCAGCTCCAATCCTTCACAAACCAGAGCTAAGGTTTTGATGAAACTCAAAGCCATAGCTCCCACACCCACCAAATTGTACGGAAGAAACTCGGGCAAGAGTCGCAGCCCCACCAAGAGAAACGCTGGACTATCTGCGATTGAGCCCGATCTTAACGAAGACCCAGTTGACCGTTGGCGCACCAACGGCGTTGACCCT GAGGATTTTGAGTATGGGATATATGATGGGCACCACACGTACAACGAAGCCGAAGAAATAAAAG GAACTTTTTGGGGAGCAATAGCAGATGATATTGAAGCTGTAGGAACTCCTACAGGTTTTCAGG GGTTTATTTCATGGCTCTTCCTCCCAGCAATTGCTGCTGGGATGTTCTTCCAAGTTCCG ATGGTGTACTTGTTCATCGGAGCTGGTATTTTTACAACTGTATTTACCATAATTGAGATGGATAAGCCTGATAAGCCTCACAACTTTGAACCTCAAATATACAATATGGAGAGAAAAGCTCGTGACAAGTTGATAGCAGACTACAATACCATGAGCATATGGGACTTTAATGCGAAATATGAGGATGTCTGGGATTTCACTGTACCAAAAAATGACATATTAGAGAGATAA